In Clostridium swellfunianum, a genomic segment contains:
- a CDS encoding stage V sporulation protein D: MNSLASKKLSDKLAKKRRLALVYFVLLVFFLGLASRLVYVMIFDTKKLRQVAASQWTSKDTLNAKRGNILDRNGNNLAVSADVYRVDFDLTSLRTTLKDKKIDSDKFASDLSSILSLKEEDVHKALNRTLDNDLPASWAPLKRRVEKPEADKVKALKIFGILVTSDTKRFYPSNNFISHVIGHIDDDGKGVSGVESQYDKELAGEKGQLVYTRDSASNQLFFEDSRYTKPVDGKNVILTIDGVVQKYAEDAADKALKENNAKGVSIMIMNPKNGEVLAMVSKPDYNPNAPRQGAKNNDELFNMWKNRPVTNLFEPGSIFKVITAAAAMEYDTSKEDDKFICNGNSKISNRIINCWELGGHGTENFVDILRNSCNVGFMEVGKKLGKENLNTFIKKMGFGEKTGIDLPGEEKGIVLNPSKMNDVDLATESFGQSISVTQVQYMAAFNAIANGGTWIKPHIMKNIARYDDGGKLVIDKSYSDFNKKQILDTHLTQTLRGYMEKVVSKGVGSNAFIKELNIGGKTGTAQKAENGIYKDKKYISSFAGLAPYEDPKITLIVTVDEPDESKYYAGQTAAPVAKELFNNIFNYLAINPKILN, encoded by the coding sequence GTGAATAGTTTGGCATCAAAAAAGCTTTCTGATAAGCTGGCTAAAAAAAGAAGGCTGGCACTAGTTTATTTTGTTCTACTAGTTTTTTTCTTAGGACTAGCATCACGGTTAGTTTATGTCATGATTTTTGATACAAAAAAGCTAAGACAGGTCGCAGCATCACAATGGACAAGCAAAGACACTCTAAATGCTAAAAGAGGAAATATTTTAGACAGAAATGGGAATAACTTAGCTGTTAGTGCTGACGTATATAGAGTGGATTTTGACTTAACAAGCCTTCGCACCACTCTTAAAGATAAAAAAATTGATAGTGACAAATTTGCATCTGACTTATCTTCTATATTAAGCCTTAAGGAAGAGGATGTCCATAAAGCTTTAAACAGAACTCTCGATAACGATTTGCCAGCCAGCTGGGCTCCACTAAAAAGAAGAGTTGAAAAACCAGAAGCTGATAAAGTTAAGGCTCTAAAAATATTTGGTATATTAGTTACTTCCGATACAAAAAGATTTTATCCAAGTAATAATTTTATCTCTCATGTTATAGGTCATATAGATGATGATGGAAAGGGTGTTTCAGGAGTTGAATCACAGTATGATAAGGAACTTGCTGGGGAAAAAGGTCAGCTTGTTTACACTAGAGATAGTGCCAGTAATCAGCTTTTCTTTGAAGATTCCAGGTACACAAAACCAGTAGATGGAAAAAATGTTATACTAACTATTGACGGGGTTGTTCAAAAGTATGCTGAGGATGCTGCCGATAAAGCTCTTAAAGAAAATAATGCTAAAGGTGTTTCTATTATGATTATGAATCCCAAGAACGGCGAAGTTTTAGCTATGGTAAGTAAGCCAGATTACAATCCTAATGCTCCAAGACAAGGTGCAAAAAATAATGATGAACTTTTTAACATGTGGAAAAACAGACCTGTAACTAATTTATTTGAACCAGGTTCTATATTTAAGGTAATTACAGCCGCTGCTGCCATGGAGTATGATACAAGCAAAGAAGATGATAAATTTATTTGTAATGGAAATTCAAAAATATCTAACAGGATAATTAACTGTTGGGAGCTAGGAGGCCATGGAACTGAAAATTTTGTTGATATCTTAAGAAACTCCTGTAATGTTGGCTTCATGGAAGTTGGGAAGAAACTTGGCAAGGAAAACCTTAATACTTTTATAAAAAAAATGGGCTTTGGTGAAAAGACGGGCATTGATCTGCCCGGAGAGGAAAAAGGCATAGTGTTAAATCCTAGTAAAATGAACGATGTAGATTTAGCAACAGAGTCCTTCGGTCAAAGCATATCAGTAACTCAAGTTCAGTATATGGCTGCATTTAATGCTATTGCTAATGGAGGAACTTGGATAAAGCCTCATATAATGAAAAATATCGCACGCTACGACGATGGTGGTAAACTTGTAATAGATAAATCCTACAGCGATTTTAATAAAAAACAAATTTTAGATACACACTTAACTCAAACTTTAAGAGGATATATGGAAAAGGTTGTTTCTAAGGGTGTTGGTTCAAATGCTTTCATTAAAGAATTAAACATAGGCGGTAAGACAGGAACTGCCCAAAAAGCTGAAAATGGAATTTATAAAGACAAGAAATACATATCCTCTTTTGCAGGTCTTGCTCCATATGAAGATCCAAAAATTACTTTGATTGTAACAGTTGATGAACCGGATGAATCCAAGTATTACGCTGGCCAAACAGCCGCACCTGTGGCAAAAGAGTTATTCAACAATATATTCAATTATTTAGCTATTAATCCTAAAATACTTAACTAG